In a genomic window of Neoarius graeffei isolate fNeoGra1 chromosome 13, fNeoGra1.pri, whole genome shotgun sequence:
- the her9 gene encoding hairy-related 9 isoform X2 — protein sequence MPADTMEKQTASPIAGAPASGTHTPDKPKNASEHRKSSKPIMEKRRRARINESLGQLKTLILDALKKDSSRHSKLEKADILEMTVKHLRNLQRVQMTAMSTDTAILSKYRAGFSECMNEVTRFLSTCEGVNTEVRSRLLNHLSGCLGQMMALNYPPAAPAQHPHLAQSLNVQLPSSAVSSKLSPSEAVPSKVFGGFQLVPATDGQFAFLIPNPAFASATTPVIPLYANAGVPVAVSASPVHASSAPPAVSPVQGMTSFAGVSQAASPVGVSAGPESSEPVWRPW from the exons ATGCCAGCTGACACTATGGAGAAACAGACAGCGTCTCCGATTGCTGGTGCTCCTGCAAGCGGAACACACACTCCAGACAAACCAAAGAATGCTAGTGAGCACAGAAAG TCTTCAAAGCCAATCATGGAGAAACGCCGCAGAGCAAGAATCAACGAAAGTCTAGGCCAACTCAAGACGCTCATTCTTGATGCCCTTAAAAAGGAT agcTCAAGACATTCTAAATTAGAGAAAGCTGATATTCTCGAGATGACAGTGAAGCACTTGAGGAACTTGCAGCGTGTTCAGATGACTG CCATGTCAACTGACACAGCGATCCTGAGCAAATACCGTGCAGGATTCAGTGAGTGCATGAACGAGGTGACGCGCTTTCTGTCCACGTGCGAAGGTGTAAACACGGAGGTGCGCTCGAGGCTCCTGAACCACCTGTCCGGCTGTTTGGGGCAGATGATGGCTTTGAATTACCCTCCGGCTGCACCAGCTCAGCATCCTCACCTGGCGCAGTCTCTGAACGTGCAGCTTCCGTCATCAGCAGTGAGCTCCAAGCTGAGTCCGTCGGAAGCGGTTCCATCCAAAGTGTTCGGGGGATTCCAGCTGGTCCCTGCCACTGACGGACAGTTCGCCTTTCTCATCCCTAACCCAGCGTTTGCCTCTGCTACGACCCCGGTCATCCCTCTCTACGCTAATGCAGGAGTTCCGGTGGCTGTCAGTGCGAGCCCTGTGCACGCGAGTTCGGCCCCGCCGGCGGTCTCCCCGGTGCAGGGCATGACCTCGTTCGCAGGCGTGTCACAAGCAGCGAGTCCGGTTGGTGTGAGTGCGGGGCCAGAGAGCAGCGAGCCGGTGTGGCGGCCCTGGTAG
- the her9 gene encoding hairy-related 9 isoform X1 encodes MPADTMEKQTASPIAGAPASGTHTPDKPKNASEHRKSSKPIMEKRRRARINESLGQLKTLILDALKKDSSRHSKLEKADILEMTVKHLRNLQRVQMTAAMSTDTAILSKYRAGFSECMNEVTRFLSTCEGVNTEVRSRLLNHLSGCLGQMMALNYPPAAPAQHPHLAQSLNVQLPSSAVSSKLSPSEAVPSKVFGGFQLVPATDGQFAFLIPNPAFASATTPVIPLYANAGVPVAVSASPVHASSAPPAVSPVQGMTSFAGVSQAASPVGVSAGPESSEPVWRPW; translated from the exons ATGCCAGCTGACACTATGGAGAAACAGACAGCGTCTCCGATTGCTGGTGCTCCTGCAAGCGGAACACACACTCCAGACAAACCAAAGAATGCTAGTGAGCACAGAAAG TCTTCAAAGCCAATCATGGAGAAACGCCGCAGAGCAAGAATCAACGAAAGTCTAGGCCAACTCAAGACGCTCATTCTTGATGCCCTTAAAAAGGAT agcTCAAGACATTCTAAATTAGAGAAAGCTGATATTCTCGAGATGACAGTGAAGCACTTGAGGAACTTGCAGCGTGTTCAGATGACTG CAGCCATGTCAACTGACACAGCGATCCTGAGCAAATACCGTGCAGGATTCAGTGAGTGCATGAACGAGGTGACGCGCTTTCTGTCCACGTGCGAAGGTGTAAACACGGAGGTGCGCTCGAGGCTCCTGAACCACCTGTCCGGCTGTTTGGGGCAGATGATGGCTTTGAATTACCCTCCGGCTGCACCAGCTCAGCATCCTCACCTGGCGCAGTCTCTGAACGTGCAGCTTCCGTCATCAGCAGTGAGCTCCAAGCTGAGTCCGTCGGAAGCGGTTCCATCCAAAGTGTTCGGGGGATTCCAGCTGGTCCCTGCCACTGACGGACAGTTCGCCTTTCTCATCCCTAACCCAGCGTTTGCCTCTGCTACGACCCCGGTCATCCCTCTCTACGCTAATGCAGGAGTTCCGGTGGCTGTCAGTGCGAGCCCTGTGCACGCGAGTTCGGCCCCGCCGGCGGTCTCCCCGGTGCAGGGCATGACCTCGTTCGCAGGCGTGTCACAAGCAGCGAGTCCGGTTGGTGTGAGTGCGGGGCCAGAGAGCAGCGAGCCGGTGTGGCGGCCCTGGTAG